Proteins co-encoded in one Campylobacter jejuni genomic window:
- the peb1A gene encoding bifunctional adhesin/ABC transporter aspartate/glutamate-binding protein PEB1a, giving the protein MVFRKSLLKLAVFALGACVAFSNANAAEGKLESIKSKGQLIVGVKNDVPHYALLDQATGEIKGFEVDVAKLLAKSILGDDKKIKLVAVNAKTRGPLLDNGSVDAVIATFTITPERKRIYNFSEPYYQDAIGLLVLKEKNYKSLADMKGANIGVAQAATTKKAIGEAAKKIGIDVKFSEFPDYPSIKAALDAKRVDAFSVDKSILLGYVDDKSEILPDSFEPQSYGIVTKKDDPAFAKYVDDFVKEHKNEIDALAKKWGL; this is encoded by the coding sequence ATGGTTTTTAGAAAATCTTTGTTAAAGTTGGCAGTTTTTGCTCTAGGTGCTTGTGTTGCATTTAGCAATGCTAATGCAGCAGAAGGTAAACTTGAGTCTATTAAATCTAAAGGACAATTAATAGTTGGTGTTAAAAATGATGTTCCGCATTATGCTTTACTTGATCAAGCAACAGGTGAAATTAAAGGTTTCGAAGTAGATGTTGCCAAATTGCTAGCTAAAAGTATATTGGGTGATGATAAAAAAATAAAACTAGTTGCAGTTAATGCTAAAACAAGAGGCCCTTTGCTTGATAATGGTAGTGTAGATGCAGTGATAGCAACTTTTACTATTACTCCAGAGAGAAAAAGAATTTATAATTTCTCAGAGCCTTATTATCAAGATGCTATAGGGCTTTTAGTCTTAAAAGAAAAAAATTATAAATCTTTAGCTGATATGAAAGGTGCAAATATTGGAGTGGCTCAAGCTGCAACTACAAAAAAAGCTATAGGTGAAGCTGCTAAAAAAATTGGCATTGATGTTAAATTTAGTGAATTTCCTGATTATCCAAGTATAAAAGCTGCTTTAGATGCTAAAAGAGTTGATGCGTTTTCTGTAGACAAATCAATATTGTTAGGCTATGTGGATGATAAAAGTGAAATTTTGCCAGATAGTTTTGAACCACAAAGTTATGGTATTGTAACCAAAAAAGATGATCCAGCTTTTGCAAAATATGTTGATGATTTTGTAAAAGAACATAAAAATGAAATTGATGCTTTAGCGAAAAAATGGGGTTTATAA
- the pebC gene encoding amino acid ABC transporter ATP-binding protein has protein sequence MIELKNVNKYYGTHHVLKNINLSVKEGEKLVIIGPSGSGKSTTIRCMNGLEEVSSGEVVVNNLVLNHKNKIEICRKYCAMVFQHFNLYPHMTVLQNLTLAPMKLQKKSKKEAEETAFKYLKVVGLVDKANVYPATLSGGQQQRVAIARSLCTKKPYILFDEPTSALDPETIQEVLDVMKEISHQSNTTMVVVTHEMGFAKEVADRIIFMEDGAIVEENIPSEFFSNPKTERARLFLGKILKN, from the coding sequence TTGATTGAATTAAAAAATGTAAACAAATACTACGGAACTCATCATGTTCTAAAGAATATTAATCTTTCTGTTAAAGAAGGTGAGAAGCTTGTTATTATAGGTCCAAGTGGAAGTGGAAAAAGTACAACTATCCGTTGCATGAATGGGCTTGAAGAAGTTAGTTCAGGAGAGGTCGTAGTTAACAATCTTGTTTTAAATCATAAAAATAAAATTGAAATTTGCCGAAAATATTGTGCAATGGTTTTTCAGCATTTTAATTTATATCCACATATGACGGTTTTGCAAAATTTGACCTTAGCTCCAATGAAACTTCAAAAAAAATCTAAAAAAGAAGCTGAAGAAACAGCTTTTAAGTATTTAAAAGTCGTAGGTTTAGTGGATAAAGCAAATGTTTATCCAGCAACCCTTTCAGGCGGACAACAACAACGCGTTGCTATAGCAAGATCACTTTGTACTAAAAAACCCTATATTTTATTTGATGAACCTACTTCAGCCCTTGATCCAGAAACCATACAAGAGGTTTTAGATGTAATGAAAGAAATTTCACATCAAAGCAATACTACCATGGTGGTTGTTACACACGAAATGGGTTTTGCAAAAGAAGTAGCAGATAGGATTATTTTTATGGAAGATGGTGCTATTGTGGAAGAAAATATTCCTAGTGAATTTTTCTCAAATCCAAAAACTGAAAGAGCGCGACTCTTTTTAGGGAAAATTCTTAAAAATTAA
- the cheR gene encoding CheR family methyltransferase, which yields MEKKITPSELELNEFIKIINEMSGIDLTDKKNILALKLNKFLEGTNTKNFSEFLGKLKSNRQLKQETLDFVTIGETYFLRELAQLKEIIYYAKSLEKRVNILSAPCSSGEEVYSLALLAAQNFIKDMYILGIDINSSVIEKAKLGKYQGRTLQRLSESEKRRFFLESEDKFYTINKNELCTCKFELCNVFEEKFSRLGKFDIIASRNMIIYFDHESKLKLMERFHRILNDKGRLYVGNADLIPETIYFKKIFSPRGVYYEKV from the coding sequence ATGGAAAAAAAAATAACTCCTAGCGAATTAGAACTTAATGAATTTATAAAAATTATCAACGAAATGAGCGGTATTGATTTAACCGATAAAAAAAATATACTAGCTTTAAAGTTGAATAAATTTCTTGAAGGAACTAATACTAAAAATTTTTCCGAATTTTTGGGAAAATTAAAAAGCAATAGACAACTTAAACAAGAAACTTTAGATTTTGTAACCATAGGTGAAACTTATTTTTTAAGAGAATTGGCTCAATTGAAAGAAATAATTTATTATGCCAAAAGCTTAGAAAAGAGAGTAAATATCCTAAGCGCCCCTTGTTCAAGTGGAGAAGAAGTATATTCTTTGGCATTATTGGCTGCACAGAATTTTATTAAAGATATGTATATTTTAGGCATTGATATTAATTCAAGCGTGATTGAAAAAGCAAAACTTGGAAAATATCAAGGAAGAACTTTACAGCGATTGAGCGAGAGTGAAAAAAGAAGGTTTTTTTTAGAAAGCGAAGATAAATTTTATACTATTAATAAAAATGAGCTTTGTACTTGTAAATTTGAACTTTGCAATGTTTTTGAAGAAAAATTTTCAAGATTGGGAAAATTTGATATTATAGCTTCTAGAAATATGATTATTTATTTTGATCATGAATCAAAACTAAAACTTATGGAGAGATTTCATAGAATTTTAAATGATAAAGGAAGGCTTTATGTTGGCAATGCTGATTTAATTCCAGAGACTATTTATTTTAAAAAGATTTTCTCTCCAAGAGGTGTTTACTATGAAAAAGTATAA
- the cheB' gene encoding CheB methylesterase domain-containing protein gives MKLILIGSSTGGPNQLKFLLKDIDIKNACVVIAQHMSASFIPSFVGQFNKEAFNEVCLLNDKEILSNKIYICPKNTILSGNLNIVAAWQDVASSFKPSVDLLFHSAVSLAKTNKILAIILTGMGDDGAKGLFELYKIGVRCLCENKADSVVYGMPKRAKDMNPHLKPMSLKEIKKEIVNFIDQD, from the coding sequence ATGAAGCTCATACTCATAGGATCTTCAACAGGTGGTCCTAATCAGCTTAAATTTCTTTTAAAGGATATTGATATAAAAAATGCTTGTGTAGTTATAGCTCAGCACATGAGTGCCAGTTTTATTCCATCTTTTGTGGGGCAATTTAATAAAGAAGCTTTTAATGAAGTGTGTTTATTAAACGATAAAGAGATATTAAGCAATAAAATTTATATTTGCCCTAAAAATACTATTTTATCTGGAAATTTAAATATTGTAGCCGCTTGGCAAGATGTGGCTTCAAGCTTTAAACCGAGTGTAGATTTACTTTTTCATTCTGCTGTTTCTTTGGCAAAAACAAATAAAATACTTGCTATTATTTTAACGGGCATGGGAGATGATGGCGCAAAAGGTTTATTTGAGCTTTATAAAATAGGAGTTAGATGTTTATGCGAGAATAAAGCAGATAGCGTCGTTTATGGTATGCCAAAAAGAGCAAAAGATATGAATCCGCATTTAAAACCTATGAGCTTAAAAGAAATTAAAAAAGAAATTGTAAATTTTATTGATCAGGATTAA
- the rpiB gene encoding ribose 5-phosphate isomerase B, with protein sequence MLREKIYIASDHAGFELKEKICVFLKEKNIIFNDLGTNTCTSCDYPDYAHLLAEKIDERSFGILICGSGIGISIAANRHKNIRCALCHESLSAELARRHNDANVLALGGRLIGVELAIDIIEKFIQTPFEEGRHMQRIQKIEVKI encoded by the coding sequence ATGCTTAGGGAAAAAATTTATATTGCTAGTGATCATGCTGGTTTTGAATTAAAAGAAAAAATTTGCGTATTTTTAAAAGAAAAAAATATAATTTTTAACGATTTAGGAACAAACACTTGCACAAGCTGCGATTATCCTGATTATGCACATTTACTTGCCGAAAAAATAGACGAACGAAGCTTTGGCATTCTTATTTGTGGAAGTGGAATTGGAATTTCTATTGCAGCAAATCGTCATAAAAACATTCGTTGTGCATTATGCCATGAAAGCTTAAGTGCAGAACTTGCAAGAAGGCATAATGATGCCAATGTTTTGGCATTAGGCGGAAGATTAATCGGGGTTGAATTAGCTATAGATATTATAGAAAAATTCATTCAAACTCCTTTTGAAGAAGGGAGACATATGCAAAGAATTCAAAAAATTGAGGTAAAAATATAA
- a CDS encoding membrane protein, with translation MFTNWLVLTILICATIYLIVMLFYYKTLLNKEKTSKDFIKNNLDDTEIVIRKLQIQLQRSLGNIDILTEELNKIKADLTSLRTRNSQYRLENDKLRQRIKELEAKIEALL, from the coding sequence ATGTTTACAAACTGGCTTGTTTTAACTATATTGATTTGTGCAACTATCTATCTTATTGTAATGTTGTTTTACTATAAAACTCTACTTAATAAAGAAAAAACATCAAAAGATTTTATCAAAAACAATCTTGATGATACTGAGATTGTCATTAGAAAACTACAAATTCAACTTCAAAGAAGTCTTGGAAATATAGATATACTCACAGAAGAACTTAATAAAATCAAAGCAGACCTTACATCTTTAAGAACTAGAAATTCTCAATATCGTTTAGAAAATGACAAACTAAGACAAAGAATTAAAGAATTAGAAGCAAAAATCGAGGCATTATTATGA
- the apt gene encoding adenine phosphoribosyltransferase has product MIKLTQEEQKYLLDSIRIIPDFPKKGIIFRDITTLLNNKEALNFLLKHLKERYKDYNLDFIAGTESRGFIFASMICAKLNLPFVPIRKPGKLPFETFSCEYDLEYGSDKVELHKDAFKNIQNARVLLVDDLIATGGTAIASYELIQKAGAKCVEACFLMNLKDLNGAHKLEKLTSVYSVLEI; this is encoded by the coding sequence ATGATAAAACTAACACAAGAAGAACAAAAATACCTGCTTGATAGCATTAGAATTATTCCTGATTTTCCAAAAAAAGGAATTATTTTTAGAGATATTACCACTCTACTAAATAACAAAGAGGCTTTAAATTTTCTACTTAAACATTTAAAAGAACGCTACAAAGATTACAATCTAGACTTCATAGCAGGAACAGAAAGCAGAGGATTTATCTTTGCATCTATGATTTGTGCAAAACTTAATCTTCCTTTTGTGCCTATTAGAAAACCTGGAAAACTCCCTTTTGAAACCTTTAGCTGCGAATACGATCTTGAATATGGCAGCGATAAAGTAGAACTTCATAAAGATGCATTTAAAAATATTCAAAATGCAAGAGTTTTACTTGTAGATGATTTAATAGCAACTGGCGGAACAGCTATAGCTTCATATGAACTCATTCAAAAAGCTGGAGCAAAATGTGTTGAAGCTTGTTTTTTAATGAATCTTAAAGATTTAAATGGAGCACATAAACTTGAAAAACTTACTTCAGTTTATAGTGTTTTAGAAATTTAA
- a CDS encoding DedA family protein yields MEEFLKNLLYQYKDLAYIIIFLWCILEGELALILAGIFAHQGHVNLGFVIFIAGLGGFVGDQIYFYIGRYNKRYIQKKLKTQRRKFAVAHLLLQRFGWPIIFIQRYMYGFRTIIPMSIGITRYSAKKFAIINLFSAWVWASITILLAWYFGEQIWKMVTWAEEHWYYAAIIIIAFLSLLLFGFKQMEKAILKNKRKKS; encoded by the coding sequence ATGGAAGAATTTTTAAAAAATTTACTTTACCAATACAAAGATCTAGCTTATATTATTATTTTTTTATGGTGTATTTTAGAAGGAGAGTTAGCTTTAATTTTAGCAGGTATTTTTGCCCATCAAGGACATGTAAATTTAGGCTTTGTTATATTTATAGCAGGTCTTGGCGGTTTTGTAGGCGATCAAATTTATTTTTATATAGGAAGATATAATAAACGCTACATACAAAAAAAATTAAAAACTCAAAGGCGTAAATTTGCAGTAGCACACCTACTTTTACAACGTTTTGGTTGGCCTATTATTTTTATACAACGCTATATGTATGGCTTTAGAACTATTATACCTATGAGTATAGGAATCACGCGTTATAGTGCAAAAAAATTTGCTATTATCAATCTTTTTAGTGCTTGGGTTTGGGCATCAATCACTATACTTTTAGCTTGGTATTTTGGAGAACAAATTTGGAAGATGGTGACTTGGGCTGAAGAACATTGGTATTATGCAGCCATTATTATTATAGCTTTTTTATCCCTTTTATTATTTGGTTTTAAACAAATGGAAAAAGCTATACTTAAAAATAAAAGGAAAAAATCATGA
- a CDS encoding leucyl aminopeptidase: MKFELNDKKLDAIKADFELVFIQDKNLKIFNKEKDFFKLNNYKGEGVLLDLNNKKLYLELKSLAYEDIRLSLYTAYKTLEKLNIKSVKLPSIIGDCVVRSFASLVEGVLFGAYKFDKYKSEKKTRTLERFIISSGELNGKKFNKDEAKIGLERGEILANATNFTKNIVNEIPEIYTPLKMAEDAQNLAKENKNITCKIYDEKFLAKEKMNAFLAVNRASVHPPRLIHLSYKAKNAKKRVVFVGKGLTYDSGGLSIKPADFMLTMKADKSGAAAAMGIIKAVAELALDLEVHCILGATENMIGGNAYKPDDVLISREGVSIEVRNTDAEGRLVLADCLSFAQDLKPDLLIDMATLTGACIVGLGEFTSAIMGNNEELQNDFYLSSKKSGEYTTILHFNPHLRELIKSNIADVSNTASSRYGGAITAGLFLDKFIRKEYKDKWLHLDIAGPAYTEKSWGYSSFGAGGAGVRMCVNYLIQILRKAK; the protein is encoded by the coding sequence ATGAAATTTGAATTAAACGATAAAAAACTAGATGCTATAAAAGCAGACTTTGAACTTGTTTTTATACAGGATAAAAATTTAAAAATTTTTAACAAAGAAAAAGATTTTTTTAAACTTAATAATTACAAAGGCGAAGGTGTATTATTAGACTTAAACAATAAAAAGCTTTATTTAGAGCTTAAAAGTCTTGCTTATGAGGATATAAGATTAAGTCTTTACACAGCATATAAAACTCTTGAAAAGCTTAATATTAAAAGCGTAAAACTTCCTAGCATAATAGGAGATTGTGTAGTTAGAAGTTTTGCATCTTTAGTTGAAGGCGTACTTTTTGGAGCTTATAAATTTGACAAATATAAAAGCGAGAAAAAAACAAGAACTTTAGAAAGATTTATTATTTCAAGTGGAGAATTAAATGGTAAGAAATTTAATAAAGATGAAGCTAAGATAGGTTTAGAGCGTGGAGAAATTTTAGCCAATGCTACAAATTTTACCAAAAATATAGTCAATGAAATTCCTGAAATTTACACCCCTTTAAAAATGGCAGAAGATGCACAAAATTTAGCTAAAGAAAATAAAAACATCACTTGTAAAATTTATGATGAAAAATTTTTAGCCAAAGAAAAAATGAATGCCTTTTTAGCGGTAAATCGTGCCTCGGTACACCCACCACGCCTCATTCATCTAAGCTATAAAGCCAAAAATGCAAAAAAACGTGTTGTATTTGTTGGAAAAGGCTTAACTTACGATAGCGGTGGATTAAGCATAAAACCAGCTGATTTTATGCTTACAATGAAAGCTGATAAAAGCGGTGCAGCAGCAGCAATGGGAATCATAAAAGCCGTAGCTGAACTTGCTTTAGATTTAGAAGTACATTGCATTTTAGGTGCAACTGAAAATATGATAGGCGGCAATGCTTATAAGCCTGATGATGTGTTAATCAGTCGTGAAGGTGTAAGCATAGAGGTAAGAAATACAGATGCAGAAGGACGCTTGGTTTTAGCTGATTGTCTTTCTTTTGCACAGGATTTAAAACCTGATTTACTTATCGATATGGCAACTCTTACTGGAGCTTGTATTGTAGGACTTGGAGAATTTACAAGTGCTATTATGGGAAATAATGAGGAATTGCAAAATGATTTTTATCTAAGCTCTAAAAAAAGCGGAGAATATACCACAATCTTACATTTCAACCCTCACTTAAGAGAACTTATAAAATCAAATATTGCCGATGTTAGTAATACTGCCTCTAGTCGCTACGGAGGTGCAATTACCGCAGGGTTATTTTTAGATAAATTTATTCGTAAAGAATATAAAGATAAATGGCTACATCTTGACATAGCAGGACCTGCTTATACAGAAAAATCTTGGGGATATTCTAGTTTTGGCGCAGGTGGAGCTGGAGTTAGAATGTGTGTTAATTATTTAATTCAAATTTTAAGGAAAGCTAAATGA
- the ychF gene encoding redox-regulated ATPase YchF translates to MSLSVGIVGLPNVGKSTTFNALTKAQNAQSANYPFCTIEPNKAMVEVPDLRLNELAKIVKPERIMHSLIEFVDIAGLVKGASKGEGLGNKFLSNIRETEVILHIVRCFDEENITHVEGGVDPLRDVEIINTELILADIEQLSKKIEKLTKEAKANQKGAKESLELANSLLDHLNKGLAASSYPEKESEIYQALIKELRLLSAKEVIYGANVDENGISEDNDYVKALKEYAKKNDHEVIKLCAKIEEELVGLSDEESHEFLSSLGVNESGLDQIIRTAFAKLGLISYFTAGVVEVRSWTIKKGWKAPKAASVIHNDFEKGFIKAEVISYEDYIQYKGENGTKEAGKLRLEGKDYIVLDGDVMHFRFNV, encoded by the coding sequence ATGAGTTTAAGCGTAGGTATAGTAGGACTTCCAAATGTTGGGAAATCAACAACTTTTAATGCTTTAACTAAAGCACAAAATGCGCAAAGCGCAAACTATCCTTTTTGCACTATAGAGCCTAATAAAGCCATGGTTGAAGTTCCTGATTTAAGACTTAATGAACTTGCCAAAATCGTAAAACCTGAAAGAATTATGCATTCTTTAATAGAATTTGTAGATATCGCTGGACTTGTTAAAGGTGCAAGTAAAGGTGAAGGCTTGGGAAATAAATTTCTTTCAAATATACGTGAAACTGAGGTTATTTTACATATAGTACGTTGTTTTGATGAAGAAAATATCACCCATGTTGAAGGTGGAGTTGATCCTTTACGTGATGTAGAAATTATCAATACAGAGCTTATTTTAGCAGATATTGAACAACTTAGTAAAAAAATAGAAAAACTCACCAAAGAGGCCAAAGCCAATCAAAAGGGTGCTAAAGAAAGTCTCGAACTTGCAAATTCCTTACTTGATCATTTAAACAAAGGCCTAGCTGCAAGCTCTTATCCTGAAAAGGAAAGTGAAATTTATCAAGCCTTAATCAAAGAATTAAGACTACTTTCTGCTAAAGAAGTGATTTATGGTGCAAATGTTGATGAAAATGGTATTAGTGAAGATAATGATTATGTAAAAGCCTTAAAAGAATACGCTAAAAAAAATGATCATGAAGTTATCAAGCTTTGTGCAAAAATTGAAGAAGAATTAGTAGGATTAAGCGATGAAGAAAGTCATGAATTTTTAAGCTCTCTAGGAGTTAACGAAAGCGGCCTTGATCAAATCATACGCACTGCTTTTGCTAAGCTTGGACTGATTAGCTATTTTACCGCTGGTGTAGTTGAAGTGCGTTCTTGGACAATCAAAAAAGGCTGGAAAGCACCAAAAGCAGCAAGCGTGATTCATAATGACTTTGAAAAAGGCTTTATAAAAGCTGAAGTTATTTCCTATGAAGACTATATCCAATACAAAGGCGAAAATGGCACCAAAGAAGCAGGAAAGCTACGCCTTGAAGGAAAAGACTATATCGTTTTAGACGGCGATGTAATGCACTTTAGATTCAATGTTTAG
- the argH gene encoding argininosuccinate lyase produces MKNEMWSGRFSGASDELLKKFNASLNVDKTLFNEDIQGSIAHATMLESCDILKKEELDAIIKGLEQVKSEIEQGKFVFDIKDEDIHMAIEKRLSEIIGSEIGGKLHTARSRNDQVATDFKLFVKKSHIELIKLLKELIQTMLEHAKAHKKTIMPSFTHLQHAQPVSFSFYILAYAFMLMRDVKRLQNSLELADFSPLGSCACAGTSYRTNRELSTKILGFKDIMPNAMDGVSDRDFALDLLYDIAVIFTHTSRLCEEMILFSSSEFSFITISDSFSTGSSIMPQKKNPDVCELIRGKTGRVYGNLISLLTIMKALPLAYNKDMQEDKEGLFDSVKTAKDSLIILNAMLKEIQINKENMLNACKKGHLLATDLADYLVREKNIPFRKAHFIVGNVVAQAEAQGIDISEIKDVSKIDPVFDEKAMELLNFEFSLNSKQSEGSSSIASVEKQIQILEGFIQNL; encoded by the coding sequence ATGAAAAATGAAATGTGGTCAGGACGCTTTAGTGGTGCAAGCGACGAGCTTTTAAAGAAATTTAATGCGAGTTTAAATGTAGATAAAACTTTGTTTAATGAAGATATACAAGGATCCATAGCACATGCTACAATGCTTGAAAGTTGTGATATTTTAAAAAAAGAAGAATTAGATGCTATTATAAAAGGCCTAGAACAAGTTAAAAGTGAAATAGAGCAAGGTAAATTTGTTTTTGATATCAAAGATGAAGATATTCATATGGCTATAGAAAAGCGTTTAAGCGAGATTATAGGTAGCGAAATTGGCGGAAAACTCCATACTGCAAGAAGTAGAAATGACCAAGTGGCTACTGATTTTAAACTTTTTGTCAAAAAATCTCACATAGAACTCATAAAGCTTTTAAAAGAATTGATTCAAACCATGCTCGAACATGCTAAAGCGCACAAAAAAACCATTATGCCAAGTTTTACACATTTACAACACGCTCAGCCTGTGAGTTTTTCTTTTTATATTTTAGCTTATGCTTTTATGTTAATGCGAGATGTTAAGCGTTTGCAAAATAGCCTAGAACTTGCAGACTTTTCACCACTTGGATCTTGTGCATGTGCAGGAACTAGCTATAGAACCAATCGTGAGTTGAGCACTAAAATTTTAGGATTTAAAGATATTATGCCAAATGCTATGGATGGAGTGAGTGATAGGGATTTTGCTCTTGATTTACTTTATGATATAGCAGTTATTTTTACACACACTTCAAGACTTTGTGAAGAAATGATTTTATTCTCAAGTTCGGAGTTTTCTTTTATAACTATAAGTGATAGTTTTTCAACAGGGAGCTCTATTATGCCTCAGAAAAAAAACCCCGATGTTTGTGAGCTTATACGTGGAAAAACAGGGCGTGTTTATGGAAATTTGATTTCTCTTTTAACTATAATGAAAGCTTTACCTTTAGCTTATAATAAAGATATGCAAGAAGATAAAGAGGGGCTTTTTGATAGTGTAAAAACGGCTAAAGATAGCTTAATTATCTTAAATGCAATGTTAAAAGAAATACAAATCAACAAAGAAAATATGCTTAATGCTTGTAAAAAAGGTCATTTGTTGGCTACCGATTTGGCAGATTATTTGGTGCGTGAAAAAAATATTCCTTTTAGAAAAGCACATTTTATAGTGGGAAATGTTGTTGCACAAGCTGAAGCACAAGGTATTGATATAAGTGAAATTAAAGATGTTTCAAAAATAGATCCTGTATTTGATGAAAAAGCTATGGAACTTTTAAATTTTGAATTTTCTTTAAATTCTAAGCAAAGTGAAGGCTCAAGTTCTATTGCAAGCGTAGAAAAGCAAATTCAAATTTTGGAAGGTTTTATTCAAAATTTATAA
- the pckA gene encoding phosphoenolpyruvate carboxykinase (ATP), producing the protein MKKFDNLDLDNIKEIFHNLSYDELNAHEKANNEGLSTDNDTFCVDTGIFTGRSPKDKYFVKQDPSSKYIAWGKVNQPITKELFDKLLTKAKQELSGKKIYVQDAFCGASLQSRKAVRFVTEIAWQAHFVKNMFIRPSQEELENFKADFIVYNACKCINEDYKQDGLNSEVFVIFNVEENIAVIGGTWYGGEMKKGIFSMMNYWLPLENKLSMHCSANVGEKDDVALFFGLSGTGKTTLSTDPKRRLIGDDEHGWDDEGVFNFEGGCYAKTINLDPEHEPEIYGAIKRNALLENVVLRADKSIDYADASKTENTRVSYPIEHIENHEPSLKAGHPKNIIFLSADAFGILPPVSKLSKEQAMYYFLSGYTAKVAGTERGILEPQATFSACFGEPFMPLHPTVYARLLGEKIEKHEANVYLVNTGWSGGSYGVGKRMSIKATRACINAILDGSIAKCEFENFEVFDLAIPKALEGVESMLLNPINTWSDKNDYIATRDKLAHMFIQNFKRYEDVKEGIEFSKFGPKI; encoded by the coding sequence ATGAAAAAATTTGATAATTTAGATTTAGATAACATAAAGGAAATTTTTCATAATTTAAGTTATGATGAATTAAATGCTCATGAAAAAGCAAATAATGAAGGTTTAAGCACGGATAATGATACTTTTTGTGTAGATACGGGGATTTTTACAGGTAGAAGTCCTAAAGATAAATATTTTGTAAAACAAGATCCATCTAGTAAATATATAGCTTGGGGGAAGGTAAATCAGCCTATTACAAAAGAATTATTTGATAAACTTTTAACTAAAGCAAAGCAAGAGTTAAGTGGAAAGAAAATTTATGTTCAAGATGCTTTTTGCGGTGCTTCTTTGCAAAGTCGCAAAGCAGTAAGATTTGTTACTGAAATTGCATGGCAAGCGCATTTTGTTAAAAATATGTTTATTCGCCCAAGTCAAGAGGAACTTGAGAATTTTAAAGCAGATTTTATTGTTTATAATGCTTGCAAATGTATTAATGAAGATTACAAACAAGATGGTTTAAATTCAGAGGTTTTTGTGATCTTTAATGTTGAAGAAAATATAGCGGTTATTGGTGGAACTTGGTATGGTGGAGAAATGAAAAAAGGTATTTTTTCTATGATGAATTATTGGTTGCCACTAGAAAATAAACTTTCTATGCATTGTAGTGCAAATGTCGGAGAAAAAGACGATGTGGCACTTTTCTTTGGACTTAGCGGTACAGGAAAAACTACGCTTTCAACCGATCCAAAAAGAAGACTCATAGGTGATGATGAGCATGGCTGGGATGATGAAGGTGTGTTTAATTTTGAGGGTGGCTGTTACGCAAAAACAATCAATCTTGATCCTGAACATGAGCCTGAAATTTATGGTGCCATTAAAAGAAATGCACTTTTAGAAAATGTAGTTTTAAGAGCTGATAAGAGTATTGATTATGCTGATGCTTCAAAAACAGAAAATACAAGAGTTTCTTATCCTATAGAGCATATTGAAAATCATGAGCCTAGTTTAAAAGCAGGTCATCCAAAAAATATTATATTTTTAAGTGCAGATGCTTTTGGAATTTTGCCTCCGGTGAGTAAACTAAGCAAAGAGCAGGCTATGTATTATTTTTTAAGTGGTTATACAGCAAAAGTAGCTGGAACTGAGCGTGGTATTTTAGAACCTCAAGCAACTTTTTCAGCTTGTTTTGGAGAACCTTTTATGCCTTTGCATCCAACGGTTTATGCGAGATTACTTGGTGAAAAGATTGAAAAGCATGAAGCTAATGTTTATCTTGTTAATACAGGCTGGAGCGGTGGAAGCTACGGTGTGGGTAAAAGAATGAGCATTAAGGCTACTAGGGCTTGCATTAATGCTATTCTAGATGGAAGTATTGCAAAATGCGAATTTGAAAATTTTGAAGTGTTTGATTTAGCTATTCCAAAAGCTTTAGAGGGTGTAGAAAGCATGCTTTTAAATCCTATAAATACTTGGTCAGATAAAAATGATTATATTGCAACAAGAGATAAATTAGCACATATGTTTATACAAAATTTCAAACGCTATGAAGATGTCAAAGAAGGCATTGAATTTAGCAAATTTGGACCAAAAATTTAA